A region from the Lolium perenne isolate Kyuss_39 chromosome 4, Kyuss_2.0, whole genome shotgun sequence genome encodes:
- the LOC139830159 gene encoding uncharacterized protein gives MECPHDGCGSVVAYNRLHDHELACPHGPCDCTEAGCDFAASPAALIAHLREIHSICVDMIPYGTTMAFIIPVLAPPEPRRPVIFYGNDGTVFVWHTYTQVHPENGCVLASLSVECVRSAACVWPEYKVSISSHGKPSPNRSEIGLMRPNHTATILANSTTTPGAAKASELEWSLQWFQPCTELTIWVRIDR, from the coding sequence ATGGAGTGCCCCCACGACGGGTGCGGGAGCGTGGTCGCCTACAACAGGCTCCACGACCACGAGCTCGCATGCCCGCACGGTCCGTGCGACTGCACAGAGGCCGGCTGTGACTTCGCCGCCTCGCCAGCAGCGCTCATCGCCCACCTCAGAGAAATCCATTCGATTTGTGTGGACATGATCCCGTACGGCACCACGATGGCGTTCATCATCCCGGTGCTGGCACCGCCAGAGCCAAGACGTCCGGTCATCTTCTACGGGAACGATGGTACCGTGTTCGTCTGGCACACATATACGCAAGTCCATCCGGAGAATGGATGCGTGCTGGCCAGCCTATCAGTTGAGTGCGTTAGGTCGGcggcgtgcgtgtggccggagtacAAGGTGAGTATATCGTCGCACGGCAAGCCATCACCTAATCGCTCTGAGATCGGTTTAATGCGCCCCAACCATACGGCCACTATTCTGGCGAATAGCACGACCACGCCGGGCGCCGCCAAAGCGTCGGAACTAGAGTGGTCGTTGCAATGGTTTCAACCATGCACAGAGCTGACTATCTGGGTTCGCATCGACAGGTGA